A region of Chiroxiphia lanceolata isolate bChiLan1 chromosome 23, bChiLan1.pri, whole genome shotgun sequence DNA encodes the following proteins:
- the APOA5 gene encoding apolipoprotein A-V isoform X1, with protein MLLKAVLLLSLLAAFPVSPAQAGQGSFWEYLSQLTGDKDSLERSHGKLGKDITNLKESIQDGVSYMGDFLGKLSPLPRGPQPQLSQDSDSLRKVIRRELESLRVKLSPYVDEVHHQVGKHLDDLRHQLQPFTEELLDEVSLRARDLRRHLLPSREVTAQLLEGAGELQRFMAHYADKIAFHTDQVKDILHPYADRLVTEIHRNVQELHRSVAPHARATPEQLNQHIQELSAKLTRNARDLHQQIQKNLEQLKAKLSLYPESLGEHPAPPGRYREALAREVQRRVEEFRRDTYVQIQAFTRALDQETEEMRLKLSARPDPPEEPRDAPPPPVEDLRAQLDALWRDLALSLGGEAGGER; from the exons ATGCTGCTGAAGGCTgtgctcctcctctccctcctggctgccttcCCAG TGTCACCGGCCCAGGCGGGGCAGGGCAGCTTCTGGGAATACCTGAGCCAGCTGACGGGGGACAAGGACAGCCTGGAGCGCAGTCATGGCAAGCTGGGCAAGGACATCAC GAACCTGAAGGAAAGTATTCAGGATGGAGTCAGCTACATGGGAGACTTCCTGGGGAAACTGTCACCCCTCCCCAggggcccccagccccagctgtccCAGGACTCGGACAGCCTGCGGAAGGTCATCCggagggagctggagagccTGCGGGTGAAGCTGTCCCCGTACGTGGACGAGGTGCACCACCAGGTCGGGAAGCACCTGGACGACCTGCGGCACCAGCTGCAGCCGTTCACGGAGGAGCTGCTGGACGAGGTGTCCCTGCGGGCGCGGGACCTCCGGCGGCATCTGCTGCCGAGCCGGGAGGTGACGGCGCAGCTCCTGGAAGGTGCCGGCGAGCTCCAGCGCTTCATGGCCCACTACGCCGACAAGATCGCCTTCCACACGGACCAGGTGAAGGACATCTTGCACCCGTACGCCGACAGGCTGGTCACCGAGATCCACCGCAACGTGCAGGAGCTGCACCGCTCCGTGGCCCCGCACGCCCGCGCCACCCCGGAGCAGCTCAACCAGCACATCCAGGAGCTGTCGGCCAAGCTGACCCGCAACGCGCGGGACCTGCACCAGCAGATCCAGaagaacctggagcagctgaaggcGAAGCTGAGCCTGTACCCCGAGAGCCTCGGGGAGCACCCGGCCCCCCCCGGCCGATACCGGGAGGCGTTGGCTCGGGAGGTGCAGCGGCGGGTGGAGGAGTTCCGGCGGGACACCTACGTCCAGATCCAGGCCTTCACGCGGGCGCTGGACCAGGAGACGGAGGAGATGCGGCTGAAGCTCAGCGCCCGCCCCGACCCGCCGGAGGAGCCGCGGGacgcgccgccgccgcccgtgGAGGACCTGCGGGCGCAGCTGGACGCGCTGTGGAGGGACCTGGCGCTCAGCCTGGGCGGGgaggcgggcggggagcggtGA
- the BUD13 gene encoding BUD13 homolog encodes MAAPGVSKAEYLQRYLSGPAAPAQPRRRRKKRPPGGTGRAGMRIVDDDVSWNSIATAPQKEEEDDDEADMPVVAEFIDERPDEVKLMEEFRTNSKWKLLGDQNEDSQSSDISGPAKSAMRRQRHDSPDPSPPRGEHNGSLDPSAPRRQRHDTPDPSPPRRKRHDTPDPSPPRRKRQDTPDPSPPRRKRHDTPDPSPPRRKRHDTPDPSPPRRKRHDTPDPSPPRRKRQDTPDPSPPRKKRHDTPDPSPPRRKRHDTPDPSPPRRKRHDTPDPSPPRRKRHDTPDPSPPRKQRHDTPDLSPPRRRQRQDTPDPSPPRRRRRDTPDPSPPRRQRHDTPDSSPPRKQRCDTPDLSPPRRRRHDTPELSPPRKQRHDSPDPPPRRDKPGSPSLRKSQMKGRSSPAGKGQHRSRSPPDHSPHRQDTRGSPRKANTMSSGVRAGLVSAEVLQKEKQELQKPDKSMKHLEEESRNAKTVFRDKSGRKRNLAQEQLEQRQKAEAEAKREEQYAKWGKGLAQERQQQQNVEDAIKEMQKPLARYIDDQDLDRMLREQEREGDPMAALIKKRKAKENKEKEKPRYKGPAPPLNRFNIWPGHRWDGVDRSNGFEQQRFARIANKKAVQELAYKWSVEDM; translated from the exons ATGGCGGCGCCGGGGGTGTCCAAGGCCGAGTACCTGCAGCGGTACCtgagcggccccgccgcgcccgcccagccccgccgccgccgcaaGAAGAGACCGCCGGGCGGCACCGGCAGGGCCGG GATGCGGATCGTGGATGATGACGTGAGCTGGAACAGCATCGCCACCGCCCcgcagaaggaggaggaggacgacgACGAAGCGGACATGCCTGTG GTGGCAGAGTTCATTGATGAACGTCCTGATGAGGTGAAGCTCATGGAGGAATTCCGAACAAACTCCAAGTGGAAGCTTTTGGGAG ACCAGAATGAGGATTCCCAGAGTTCGGATATTTCGGGACCTGCCAAGTCTGCCATGAG GCGGCAACGCCACGACTCCCCGGACCCTTCGCCACCGAGGGGGGAACACAACGGCTCCCTGGACCCCTCTGCCCCGAGACGGCAGCGCCACGACACCCCTGATCCATCACCCCCCAGGAGGAAACGTCATGACACCCCTGATCCATCACCCCCCAGGAGGAAACGCCAGGATACTCCTGATCCATCCCCTCCCAGAAGGAAACGTCATGACACCCCTGATCCATCCCCTCCCAGAAGGAAACGCCACGACACCCCTGATCCATCCCCTCCCAGAAGGAAACGCCACGACACCCCTGATCCCTCTCCTCCCAGGAGGAAACGCCAGGATACTCCTGATCCGTCACCTCCTAGGAAAAAACGTCATGACACCCCTGATCCGTCACCCCCCAGGAGGAAACGCCACGACACCCCTGATCCGTCACCCCCCAGGAGGAAACGTCATGACACCCCTGATCCTTCCCCCCCCAGGAGGAAACGTCATGACACCCCTGATCCGTCCCCTCCCAGAAAACAACGTCATGACACCCCAgacctgtcccctcccaggcgGCGACAGCGTCAGGacactccagacccttcacctcCCCGGCGACGACGTCGTGACACGCCAGATCCGTCACCTCCCCGGAGGCAGCGTCACGACACGCCGGACTCATCTCCTCCCAGAAAACAGCGCTGTGACACCCCAgacctgtcccctcccaggcgTCGCCGCCACGACACCCCGGAGCTGTCGCCTCCCAGGAAGCAGCGTCACGACAGCCCTGATCCACCCCCTCGGAGAGACAAGCCCGGCTCACCCAGTCTGAGGAAAAGCCAAATGAAAG GACGGAGctctccagctgggaagggccAGCATAGGTCACGGAGTCCCCCGGACCACTCCCCACATCGCCAGGACACCAGGGGATCTCCCAGGAAG GCAAACACGATGTCATCTGGGGTCAGAGCTGGCTTGGTGtcagcagaggtgctgcagaaggagaagcaggagctCCAGAAGCCAGACAAAAGCATGAAGCACCTGGAAG AGGAATCCCGGAATGCCAAGACAGTGTTCCGAGACAAGTCCGGCCGCAAGAGGAacctggcacaggagcagctggagcagaggcagaaggCTGAAGCAGAGGCCAAGAGAGAAGAGCAATATGCCAAGTGGGGAAAAGG gctggcacaggagaggcagcagcagcagaacgTGGAAGATGCCATCAAAGAGATGCAGAAGCCCTTGGCCCGTTACATCGATGACCAGGACCTGGATCGAATGCTGAGGGAgcaagagagggaaggagaccCCATGGCTGCCCTCATCAAAAAAAGGAAGGCCAAGGAGAACAAGGAGAAAG AAAAACCCAGGTACAAGGGACCAGCACCTCCACTCAACAGGTTTAACATCTGGCCCGGGCATCGCTGGGACGGTGTGGACAG GTCCAACGGGTTCGAGCAGCAGCGCTTTGCCCGGATTGCCAACAAGAAGGCAGTGCAGGAACTCGCCTACAAGTGGAGTGTTGAGGACATGTAG
- the ZPR1 gene encoding zinc finger protein ZPR1, with the protein MSALGAMEPGPGSGGSLFRPLSADDGEQQPAEIESLCMNCFRNGVTRLLLTRIPFFKEIIVSSFSCDSCSWSNTEIQSAGRIQEQGVRYTLAVTSRQDMNREVVKTDCAMARIPELDFEIPAFSQKGVLTTIEGIIDRAVAGLEQDQPVRRATDEEVARKIDEFIGKLRQLKEMNSPFTFIIDDPSGNSFVENPHAPRRDDALVVTHYRRTPQQAAMLGLEGEEVDAKPPDAAEDLRDEVLQFNTNCPECNAPANTNMKVVQIPHFKEVIIMATNCDSCGHRTNEVKSGGAIEPQGTRITLRITDPSDMTRDILKSETCSVEIPELEFELGMGALGGKFTTLEGLLKDIRDLVERNPFTLGDSSTPSRTGKLQEFIGKLQEIIDGKNKAHFIMDDPAGNSYLQNVYAPEKDPELRVERYERTFEQNEDLGLNDMKTEGYEPEGASGR; encoded by the exons ATGTCAGCGCTGGGGGCGATGGAGCCGGGCCCGGGGTCGGGGGGGTCCCTGTTCCGGCCCCTCAGCGCCGACGACGGCGAGCAGCAGCCGGCGGAGATCGAGTCCCTCTGCATGAACTGCTTCCGCAAC GGAGTGACGCGGCTCCTGCTCACCAGGATCCCCTTCTTCAAAGAGATCATCGTCAGCTCCTTCTCCTGCGACAGCTGCTCCTGGTCCAACACGGAGATCCAGTCAGCAGGCAGGATCCAGGAGCAGGGCGTGCGCTACACCCTGGCTGTCACCTCACGCCAG GACATGAacagggaggtggtgaagaCTGACTGTGCCATGGCTCGAATTCCAGAGCTGGACTTTGAGATCCCTGCCTTCTCCCAGAAGGGAG tCCTCACCACCATCGAGGGGATCATTGACAGAGCTGTGGCAGGCCTGGAGCAGGACCAGCCCGTGCGCAGG GCGACAGATGAAGAGGTGGCCAGGAAAATAGACGAGTTCATTGGAAAACTGAGgcagctgaaagaaatgaatTCCCCCTTCACCTTT ATCATCGACGATCCCTCAGGGAACAGCTTTGTGGAGAACCCCCACGCGCCGCGGCGGGACGACGCCCTCGTGGTCACCCACTACAGGAGGACCCCCCAGCAGGCTGCTATGCTGGGACTGGAG ggggaggaggtggatgCGAAGCCGCCTGACGCTGCAGAGGATCTGAGGGACGAG GTCCTGCAGTTCAACACCAACTGCCCTGAGTGCAACGCCCCGGCCAACACGAACATGAAGGTGGTGC AAATCCCACACTTCAAGGAAGTGATTATCATGGCCACAAACTGCGACTCCTGTGGGCACAGGACGAATGAG GTGAAGTCTGGAGGAGCAATTGAACCACAAGGCACCAGGATTACCCTCCGGATTACAGACCCTTCTGACATGACAAGGGACATCCTGAAG TCCGAGACATGCAGTGTGgagatcccagagctggagttTGAGCTGGGGATGGGAGCGCTGGGGGGGAAGTTCACCACGCTGGAGGGGCTCCTGAAGGACATCCGTGACCTG GTGGAGAGGAACCCCTTCACTCTGGGGGACAGCTCCACGCCCAGCAGGACGGGGAAGCTGCAGGAGTTCAttgggaagctgcaggag ATCATAGACGGGAAGAACAAGGCTCACTTCATCATGGATGACCCTGCAGGCAACAGCTACCTCCAG aACGTGTACGCCCCGGAGAAGGACCCGGAGCTGAGGGTGGAGCGCTACGAGCGCACGTTCGAGCAGAACGAGGACCTGGGGCTGAACGACATGAAGACGGAGGGCTACGAGCCTGAGGGCGCCTCGGGCCGGTAG
- the APOA4 gene encoding apolipoprotein A-IV, which translates to MAPKVAALVLVLLAISGARADVNPDEVASVIWKYFTELGSNAKETVDQLQQTELTKQINTLLKTNLQSVSAYAEDLQEKLVPFATELQARLAQDSQRLKEQIRRELAELQAKLAPYADEVHQQIGTNIRQLQAKMSPYAEELRSQVDRGAGELQRVLEPYATELRDRLQDNAQSIQASLSPYADRLQEQIDGGVESLKERLVPMADELKAQVAQSVAELRRGLSPYAQEVQDGLNRQLESLTAQMERAAEELRARLATSSEELRAQLSPLARELREAASGDAESLRQRLAPLAQQLDQRVGQTLEAFRQQAAPFGEAFGKQLVQQLEEMRGKLESGTAGVEDHLQLLEKEVREKVSAFLSTIPPPEN; encoded by the exons ATGGCACCCAAGGTGGCCGCCCTTGTCCTGGTGCTCCTCGCAATCTCAG GGGCACGGGCTGACGTGAACCCTGATGAGGTGGCCAGTGTGATCTGGAAGTACTtcacagagctgggcagcaaTGCCAAGGAGACGGTGGACCAGCTGCAGCAGACCGAGCTCACCAAGCAGATCAA caccctcctgAAGACCAACCTGCAGAGTGTCAGCGCCTATGCCGAGGACCTGCAGGAGAAGCTGGTGCCCTTTGCCACCGAGCTGCAGGCACGGCTGGCGCAGGACTCGCAGCGGCTGAAGGAGCAGATCCGGCGGGAGCTGGCGGAGCTGCAGGCCAAGCTGGCGCCCTACGCCGACGAGGTGCACCAGCAGATCGGCACCAACATCCGCCAGCTGCAGGCCAAGATGAGCCCCTACGCCGAGGAGCTGCGCTCCCAGGTGGACCGCGGGGCCGGGGAGCTGCAGCGGGTGCTGGAGCCCTACGCGACCGAGCTGCGGGACCGGCTGCAGGACAACGCCCAGAGCATCCAGGCCTCCCTCAGCCCCTACGCCGACCGGCTGCAGGAGCAGATTGATGGTGGCGTGGAGAGCCTGAAGGAGCGGCTGGTGCCCATGGCCGATGAGCTGAAGGCGCAGGTGGCGCAGAGCGTGGCGGAGCTGCGGCGCGGGCTCAGCCCCTACGCCCAGGAGGTGCAGGACGGGCTCAACCGGCAGCTGGAGAGCCTGACGGCGCAGATGGAGCGGGCGGCCGAGGAGCTGCGCGCCCGCCTGGCCACCAGCTCCGAGGAGCTGCGTGCCCAGCTGAGCCCGCTGGCACGGGAGCTGCGGGAGGCGGCGAGCGGCGACGCCGAGAGCCTGAGGCAGCGCCTGGCCCCCCTGGCCCAGCAGCTGGACCAGCGCGTGGGGCAGACGCTGGAGGCCTTCCGGCAGCAGGCGGCTCCCTTCGGAGAGGCCTTCGGGAAGCAGCtggtgcagcagctggaggagatgCGCGGGAAGCTGGAGTCGGGTACCGCTGGAGTGGAGGatcacctgcagctgctggagaaggaggtgCGGGAGAAGGTGTCCGCCTTCCTCAGCACCATCCCTCCCCCTGAGAATTGA
- the APOA5 gene encoding apolipoprotein A-V isoform X2: MLLKAVLLLSLLAAFPVSPAQAGQGSFWEYLSQLTGDKDSLERSHGKLGKDITNLKESIQDGVSYMGDFLGKLSPLPRGPQPQLSQDSDSLRKVIRRELESLRVKLSPYVDEVHHQVKDILHPYADRLVTEIHRNVQELHRSVAPHARATPEQLNQHIQELSAKLTRNARDLHQQIQKNLEQLKAKLSLYPESLGEHPAPPGRYREALAREVQRRVEEFRRDTYVQIQAFTRALDQETEEMRLKLSARPDPPEEPRDAPPPPVEDLRAQLDALWRDLALSLGGEAGGER; the protein is encoded by the exons ATGCTGCTGAAGGCTgtgctcctcctctccctcctggctgccttcCCAG TGTCACCGGCCCAGGCGGGGCAGGGCAGCTTCTGGGAATACCTGAGCCAGCTGACGGGGGACAAGGACAGCCTGGAGCGCAGTCATGGCAAGCTGGGCAAGGACATCAC GAACCTGAAGGAAAGTATTCAGGATGGAGTCAGCTACATGGGAGACTTCCTGGGGAAACTGTCACCCCTCCCCAggggcccccagccccagctgtccCAGGACTCGGACAGCCTGCGGAAGGTCATCCggagggagctggagagccTGCGGGTGAAGCTGTCCCCGTACGTGGACGAGGTGCACCACCAG GTGAAGGACATCTTGCACCCGTACGCCGACAGGCTGGTCACCGAGATCCACCGCAACGTGCAGGAGCTGCACCGCTCCGTGGCCCCGCACGCCCGCGCCACCCCGGAGCAGCTCAACCAGCACATCCAGGAGCTGTCGGCCAAGCTGACCCGCAACGCGCGGGACCTGCACCAGCAGATCCAGaagaacctggagcagctgaaggcGAAGCTGAGCCTGTACCCCGAGAGCCTCGGGGAGCACCCGGCCCCCCCCGGCCGATACCGGGAGGCGTTGGCTCGGGAGGTGCAGCGGCGGGTGGAGGAGTTCCGGCGGGACACCTACGTCCAGATCCAGGCCTTCACGCGGGCGCTGGACCAGGAGACGGAGGAGATGCGGCTGAAGCTCAGCGCCCGCCCCGACCCGCCGGAGGAGCCGCGGGacgcgccgccgccgcccgtgGAGGACCTGCGGGCGCAGCTGGACGCGCTGTGGAGGGACCTGGCGCTCAGCCTGGGCGGGgaggcgggcggggagcggtGA
- the APOC3 gene encoding apolipoprotein C-III, which produces MRASLLLLLACTAVLAVGARADSPEEPKALVQKVQELAQKASAMAKDAFSRVRESEAAQQARQWLTDNTELVKQRLVWLKEQLAELWKKTPAM; this is translated from the exons ATGAGGGCGtcgctgctgctcctgctcgCCTGCACGGCCGTCCTGGCAGTGGGAGCAA GGGCCGACTCGCCCGAGGAGCCGAAGGCGCTGGTGCAGAAGGTGCAGGAGCTCGCCCAGAAAGCCTCGGCCATGGCCAAGGACGCCTTCAGCAGGGTGCGGGAGtcagaggcagcacagcaggcCAG GCAGTGGCTGACGGACAACACGGAGCTGGTGAAGCAGCGGCTGGTCTGGCTCAaggagcagctggcagagctctggaagaAGACACCGGCCATGTAG
- the APOA1 gene encoding apolipoprotein A-I yields MRAVVLTLALLCLTGTQARSFWQHDEPQAPLDRLRDMLDVYLETVKASGKEAISQFEASAVGKQLDLKLGENLDTLGAATAKLREDLAPYYKEVREMWLKDTENLRQELTKDLEEVKEKIRPFLDQFSAKWTEDLEQYRQRLAPLAQELKELSKQKVELLQQKLTPVAEEARDRLRGHVEELRKNVAPFSDELRQKLSQKLEEIREKGIPQAAEYQAKVVEHLSNLREKVTPLVQDFKERLTPYTETLKARFISFLDELQKSVA; encoded by the exons ATGAGAGCCGTGGTGTTGACCCTCGCCCTGCTCTGCCTGACGG GCACCCAGGCCCGCTCCTTCTGGCAGCACGATGAGCCCCAGGCGCCCCTGGATCGCCTCAGGGACATGCTGGATGTGTACCTGGAGACAGTGAAGGCCAGTGGCAAGGAAGCCATCTCCCAGTTTGAGGCCTCTGCCGTGGGCAAACAGCTGGA cctgAAGCTGGGTGAGAACCTGGACACCCTGGGTGCAGCCACCGCCAAGCTCCGTGAGGACCTTGCCCCCTACTACAAGGAGGTGCGGGAGATGTGGCTGAAGGACACCGAGAACCTGCGCCAGGAGCTGACCAAGGACCTGGAGGAGGTGAAGGAGAAGATCCGGCCCTTCCTGGACCAGTTCTCTGCCAAGTGGACGGAAGATCTGGAGCAGTACCGCCAGCGCCTGGCCCCCCTCGCCCAGGAGCTGAAGGAGCTCAGCAAGCAGAaggtggagctgctgcagcagaagctgaCCCCCGTGGCTGAGGAGGCGCGGGACCGGCTGCGCGGGCACGTCGAGGAGCTGCGCAAGAACGTGGCACCCTTCAGCGACGAGCTGAGGCAGAAGCTGAGCCAGAAGCTGGAGGAGATCCGGGAGAAGGGCATCCCCCAGGCTGCCGAGTACCAGGCCAAGGTGGTGGAGCACCTCAGCAACCTGCGTGAGAAGGTGACGCCCCTGGTGCAGGACTTCAAGGAGCGCCTCACCCCCTACACCGAGACCCTCAAGGCCCGTTTCATCTCCTTCCTGGACGAACTCCAGAAGAGCGTGGCCTGA